The sequence GCAGAAGATAAACCACGGCGAGCTTATTATGATAAATCCGGAGATTTTGGATTGGAGCAGTATAATAAAAACAAGAGAAGGTTGCTTGAGTGTCCCAGATTACACGGGCAATGTTAACAGGGCAAGAAAGATAACCGTAAAATATTGGGATTTAGATGGAAAAGAGCATCAGTTTGATACCGAAGGTTTTGAGGCTGTTGTTATTCAGCATGAGATAGATCATCTGGATGGTATACTGTTTATAGATAGGATTATCTCAAAAAGAACTGATCTTTTCAGGCGAAAAAATTACGGCTAAATGGGAATATTCAAGCTAAAAAGTGATTATGAGCCTGCTGGTGATCAACCTAAAGTTATAAAAGAACTTGTAAATAACCTAAAAAGCGGCGTTAAGTATCAGGTTTTATTAGGTGTTACAGGAAGCGGAAAAACATTTACCATTGCAAATGTTATAGCCCAGATTGACAAACCTGTTCTGGTTATATCACACAACAAGACACTGGCTGCTCAGCTTTACAATGAGTTTTCCGCATTTTTTCCAGAAAATGCTGTTGAGTATTTTATTAGCTATTACGATTACTATCAGCCCGAGGCTTATGTTCCAAGAACAGATACCTACATAGCCAAGGATTCATCTATCAATGACGAGATAGATAGATTAAAACAAAAAACCGTGATGAGTCTTTTGACCAGAAGGGATGTAATTGTTGTAGCGAGTGTTTCCTGTATATACGGGGCGGGTGAGAAGGAGGATTACTCAAAACTTGCCTTTTATGTCAATGTGGGCGATAAACTCTCGCGCAAAGATATACTTTCAAACTTTGTTGAGCTTTTGTATGTAAGAAACGATATAAATTTTGAGCGCGGCACATTCAGAGTTAGGGGGGATGTGATAGATATATACCCATCCTATATGAGGAATTTGGCTATAAGAATAGAGTTGTTTGATGATGAGGTGGATAGGATTGTAATGTTTGACCCTCTTACCAATAGGGTTGTTGAGGAGAGAGAGTCTGTTGCGGTATTCCCTGCTAACTTTTTCATTACAACAAAAGAGAAAAAAGAAAGAGCTATAAAATCGATAAAAGAAGAGTTAAAAGAAAGGATTGAGTATTTCAAAAGCAGGGGTAAACTGCTTGAGGCTCAAAGGATAGAGGAGAGGACGAATTTTGATATTGAGATGATAGAGCAGACCGGCACCTGCGCAGGTATTGAAAATTACTCCAGACATTTTTCAAAAAGAGAACCAGGTCAGCCACCAGGGACATTGATAGATTACTTTGGAAATGATTTTTTGGTTATAATAGATGAATCCCATGTTACGCTTCCTCAGCTAAAGGGTATGTACAGAGGGGATTACTCCAGAAAAAAGACGCTTGTTGATTACGGATTCAGGCTGCCCTCTGCATTGGATAACAGACCTCTTAAGTTTGAAGAGCTCATGGAAAGATGGGATCAGGTTATCTTTGTCTCTGCAACCCCTGATG comes from Hippea maritima DSM 10411 and encodes:
- the def gene encoding peptide deformylase, with protein sequence MPVRDIVIYPDQRLKAICDEIKNINDEALQVAKDLLETMRYYNHTVGIAAPQIGELVRIIAVDASKNKKGQKINHGELIMINPEILDWSSIIKTREGCLSVPDYTGNVNRARKITVKYWDLDGKEHQFDTEGFEAVVIQHEIDHLDGILFIDRIISKRTDLFRRKNYG
- the uvrB gene encoding excinuclease ABC subunit UvrB, with product MGIFKLKSDYEPAGDQPKVIKELVNNLKSGVKYQVLLGVTGSGKTFTIANVIAQIDKPVLVISHNKTLAAQLYNEFSAFFPENAVEYFISYYDYYQPEAYVPRTDTYIAKDSSINDEIDRLKQKTVMSLLTRRDVIVVASVSCIYGAGEKEDYSKLAFYVNVGDKLSRKDILSNFVELLYVRNDINFERGTFRVRGDVIDIYPSYMRNLAIRIELFDDEVDRIVMFDPLTNRVVEERESVAVFPANFFITTKEKKERAIKSIKEELKERIEYFKSRGKLLEAQRIEERTNFDIEMIEQTGTCAGIENYSRHFSKREPGQPPGTLIDYFGNDFLVIIDESHVTLPQLKGMYRGDYSRKKTLVDYGFRLPSALDNRPLKFEELMERWDQVIFVSATPDEFEVNLSNGVVVEQIIRPTGLMEPPVEVKPMDNAVDDLYSEIKAATQKGGKVLITTLTKRMAEDLSEYYNELGLKTKYMHSELNAIERAKIISDLRNDRFDCIIGVNLLREGLDIPEVNLVAILDADKEGFLRSTTSLIQTAGRAARNAESKVIFYANKMTDSMKKAIDEIKRRRKIQAEYNKKHGIEPKTIVKSKDNKMLQMCNLDYMDTLEEFDVGVKPKDIPKRIKQLQKLLKDAVKKMDFESAIKYRDEIEKLKKLDLEV